Proteins encoded in a region of the Photobacterium angustum genome:
- the carA gene encoding glutamine-hydrolyzing carbamoyl-phosphate synthase small subunit: protein MSKSALLVLEDGTVFRGVSIGADGSAVGEVVFNTSMTGYQEILTDPSYSQQIVTLTYPHIGNTGTNTEDEESTAIHAQGLVIRDLPLIASNFRSEQSLSEYLKSQNIVGIADIDTRKLTRILREKGAQNGCIVAGNNIDEGFALEQAKAFPGLKGMDLAKEVTTSETYSWKQGSWTLENGLPEAQEDKELPYHVVAYDFGAKRNILRMLVDRGCRLTVVPAQTSAEDVLALNPDGVFLSNGPGDPEPCTYAIEATKTFLDKNIPIFGICLGHQILALASGAKTVKMKFGHHGANHPVKDLDRDVVMITSQNHGFAADETTLPENLRATHKSLFDGSLQGIHRTDKPAFSFQGHPEASPGPHDAAPLFDHFIELIKKHSA from the coding sequence TTGAGCAAATCTGCGCTATTAGTCCTTGAAGATGGGACTGTGTTCCGCGGCGTGTCCATTGGAGCAGATGGTTCGGCCGTTGGTGAAGTCGTTTTTAATACTTCGATGACGGGGTATCAGGAAATTCTCACTGACCCTTCCTACTCACAACAGATCGTTACCCTTACTTATCCCCACATTGGCAATACCGGTACTAATACCGAAGACGAAGAATCCACGGCTATTCATGCACAAGGTCTGGTTATTCGTGATCTCCCTCTTATCGCTTCAAACTTCCGCTCTGAACAATCTCTTTCTGAATACCTAAAATCACAAAACATCGTTGGTATCGCTGATATCGATACCCGTAAGCTAACCCGTATTCTTCGTGAAAAGGGTGCGCAAAACGGTTGTATCGTCGCAGGTAACAATATCGATGAAGGTTTTGCACTTGAGCAAGCAAAAGCATTTCCAGGTCTAAAAGGCATGGATTTAGCGAAAGAAGTGACAACAAGCGAAACTTACAGCTGGAAGCAAGGCTCTTGGACATTAGAGAACGGCTTACCAGAAGCACAAGAAGATAAAGAACTGCCTTACCATGTCGTGGCTTATGACTTTGGTGCTAAACGTAACATCTTACGTATGCTGGTTGATCGTGGTTGTCGCTTAACGGTTGTTCCTGCACAAACGTCAGCAGAAGACGTGCTTGCGTTAAATCCAGATGGCGTTTTCTTATCAAATGGACCTGGCGACCCAGAGCCATGTACTTACGCGATTGAAGCAACTAAAACGTTCCTTGATAAAAATATTCCAATCTTCGGGATCTGTTTAGGTCACCAAATTCTAGCCTTAGCAAGTGGTGCAAAGACTGTGAAAATGAAGTTTGGTCACCACGGTGCTAACCACCCAGTTAAAGATTTAGATCGTGATGTTGTAATGATCACCAGCCAGAACCACGGTTTTGCTGCTGACGAAACAACGTTACCTGAAAATTTACGTGCGACACACAAATCCCTGTTTGATGGCTCGCTACAAGGTATCCATCGTACCGACAAGCCTGCATTCAGTTTCCAAGGCCACCCAGAAGCGAGCCCTGGTCCACACGATGCAGCACCATTATTTGATCACTTTATCGAATTAATTAAGAAACACAGCGCCTAA
- the carB gene encoding carbamoyl-phosphate synthase large subunit, giving the protein MPKRTDIKSVLILGAGPIVIGQACEFDYSGAQACKALREEGYRVILVNSNPATIMTDPDMADATYIEPIHWEVVRNIIAKERPDAVLPTMGGQTALNCALDLEKYGVLEEFNVEMIGATADAIDKAENRSRFDKAMKAIGLECPRADTATTMEEAYKVLEMVGFPCIIRPSFTMGGTGGGIAYNKEEFEEICSRGIDLSPTNELLIDESLIGWKEYEMEVVRDKNDNCIIVCAIENFDPMGIHTGDSITVAPAQTLTDKEYQLMRNASLAVLREIGVETGGSNVQFGINPKDGRMVIIEMNPRVSRSSALASKATGFPIAKIAAKLAIGFTLDELMNDITGGATPASFEPTIDYVVTKIPRFNFEKFAGANDRLTTQMKSVGEVMAIGRNQQESLHKALRGLEVGANGFDEMVDLDDPNAMSKIRHELKEAGAERIWYIGDAFRAGMSVDGIFNLTNIDRWFLVQIEEIIKLEEQVKAGGFAGLNADVLRKLKRKGFADARLAKLLGVSEGEIRKLRDQFDIHPVYKRVDTCAAEFSSDTAYMYSSYDEECEANPTDKDKIMVLGGGPNRIGQGIEFDYCCVHASLALREDGYETIMVNCNPETVSTDYDTSDRLYFEPVTLEDVLAIARVEKPKGVIVQYGGQTPLKLARALEAAGVPIIGTSPDAIDRAEDRERFQQAVDRLGLLQPENATVTTMEQAIEKSRDIGYPLVVRPSYVLGGRAMEIVYDEQDLRRYFNEAVSVSNESPVLLDRFLDDAVEVDVDAICDGEQVVIGGIMEHIEQAGVHSGDSACSLPAYTLSQEIQDVMREQVKNLAFELGVRGLMNTQFAVKDNEVYLIEVNPRAARTVPFVSKATGAPLAKIAARVMAGQSLESQGFTKEIIPPYYSVKEVVLPFNKFPGVDPLLGPEMRSTGEVMGIGNTFAEAFAKAELGCGKEYPEGGRALLSVREGDKQRVVDLASKLIKLGYQLDATHGTAVILGEAGINPRLVNKVHEGRPHILDRIKNNEYTYIVNTASGRQAIEDSKVLRRGALAEKVNYTTTLNAGFATCMGHTADDRNTVSSIQELHARIK; this is encoded by the coding sequence ATGCCAAAACGTACTGACATTAAAAGTGTATTAATCTTAGGTGCTGGACCGATTGTTATCGGGCAAGCCTGTGAGTTCGATTACTCTGGTGCACAAGCTTGTAAAGCACTTCGTGAAGAGGGTTACCGCGTTATTCTGGTAAACTCTAACCCTGCCACTATCATGACTGATCCAGACATGGCTGATGCAACATACATCGAGCCAATTCACTGGGAAGTGGTACGTAATATCATTGCTAAAGAGCGCCCTGATGCAGTACTACCAACCATGGGCGGTCAAACAGCATTAAACTGTGCATTAGATCTTGAAAAATATGGTGTATTAGAAGAATTCAATGTTGAGATGATCGGTGCAACAGCTGATGCAATTGATAAAGCTGAAAACCGTTCTCGTTTTGACAAAGCAATGAAAGCCATCGGCCTTGAGTGTCCTCGTGCTGATACTGCAACCACGATGGAAGAAGCTTACAAAGTTCTCGAAATGGTTGGCTTCCCTTGTATTATTCGCCCGTCATTTACTATGGGTGGTACAGGTGGTGGTATTGCTTACAACAAAGAAGAATTTGAAGAAATTTGTTCGCGCGGTATCGACTTATCACCAACCAATGAATTATTGATTGATGAATCACTAATTGGTTGGAAAGAATATGAGATGGAAGTTGTTCGAGATAAGAACGACAACTGTATCATTGTGTGTGCGATTGAAAACTTCGACCCAATGGGTATTCACACCGGTGACTCAATCACAGTAGCACCTGCGCAAACGCTAACAGATAAAGAATACCAATTAATGCGTAATGCATCGCTTGCAGTACTGCGCGAAATTGGTGTTGAAACGGGTGGTTCAAACGTCCAGTTTGGTATTAACCCGAAAGATGGCCGTATGGTTATCATCGAGATGAACCCGCGTGTATCTCGTTCATCGGCATTAGCATCAAAAGCAACAGGCTTCCCGATTGCAAAAATCGCGGCAAAACTGGCGATTGGTTTCACCCTTGATGAACTGATGAATGACATCACAGGTGGCGCAACACCGGCATCATTTGAACCAACTATTGATTACGTAGTAACGAAAATTCCTCGCTTTAACTTCGAGAAATTTGCTGGCGCTAACGATCGCTTAACGACACAAATGAAGTCGGTAGGTGAGGTTATGGCGATTGGCCGTAACCAACAAGAATCATTACATAAAGCACTACGTGGCCTAGAAGTTGGCGCGAACGGCTTTGATGAAATGGTTGATCTTGATGATCCAAATGCGATGAGCAAGATCCGACATGAACTGAAAGAAGCAGGTGCTGAGCGTATTTGGTACATCGGTGATGCTTTCCGTGCTGGTATGTCGGTTGACGGCATCTTCAACCTAACTAACATTGATCGTTGGTTCTTGGTTCAAATTGAAGAAATCATCAAACTTGAAGAGCAAGTGAAAGCTGGCGGTTTTGCAGGTCTTAATGCTGACGTATTACGTAAGCTTAAGCGCAAAGGTTTTGCAGATGCACGTCTTGCTAAGTTATTGGGTGTTAGTGAAGGCGAAATTCGTAAACTACGTGATCAGTTTGACATTCATCCTGTCTACAAGCGTGTAGATACGTGTGCAGCTGAATTCTCATCAGATACGGCTTACATGTACTCATCATACGATGAAGAGTGTGAAGCAAATCCAACGGACAAAGACAAAATAATGGTACTGGGCGGTGGTCCAAACCGTATCGGTCAAGGTATCGAGTTTGACTACTGTTGTGTTCATGCATCACTGGCGCTGCGTGAAGATGGTTATGAAACTATCATGGTTAACTGTAACCCAGAGACAGTATCAACTGACTATGACACATCCGATCGTCTGTACTTCGAACCTGTAACACTTGAAGATGTACTGGCTATCGCACGTGTTGAAAAGCCAAAAGGTGTTATTGTTCAGTATGGCGGTCAAACACCACTGAAACTCGCTCGTGCACTAGAAGCGGCAGGTGTGCCTATTATCGGTACAAGCCCGGATGCGATTGACCGCGCAGAAGATCGTGAGCGTTTCCAACAAGCCGTTGACCGTTTAGGTTTACTGCAACCAGAAAACGCAACGGTAACCACAATGGAGCAAGCGATTGAGAAGTCGCGTGATATTGGTTACCCATTAGTGGTACGTCCATCGTATGTACTTGGCGGTCGAGCAATGGAAATTGTTTACGACGAGCAAGATCTACGTCGCTACTTCAATGAAGCAGTAAGCGTTTCAAATGAATCACCAGTACTACTCGATCGTTTCTTAGATGATGCGGTGGAAGTAGACGTTGATGCAATTTGCGACGGTGAGCAAGTCGTGATTGGCGGTATCATGGAGCATATCGAGCAAGCGGGTGTTCACTCAGGTGACTCTGCATGTTCACTGCCAGCTTATACCCTAAGCCAAGAAATTCAAGATGTGATGCGTGAGCAGGTGAAGAACCTAGCGTTTGAATTAGGTGTTCGTGGATTAATGAATACCCAGTTCGCCGTAAAAGATAACGAAGTGTACCTTATCGAGGTTAACCCTCGTGCTGCACGTACCGTACCGTTCGTATCTAAAGCGACAGGTGCACCGCTGGCAAAAATTGCTGCGCGTGTAATGGCTGGTCAATCACTTGAATCACAAGGTTTTACCAAGGAAATTATTCCACCGTATTACTCAGTGAAAGAAGTAGTCCTACCGTTTAACAAGTTCCCAGGCGTTGATCCACTGTTAGGCCCTGAAATGCGCTCAACAGGTGAAGTTATGGGTATCGGTAATACGTTTGCCGAAGCATTCGCTAAAGCTGAATTAGGTTGTGGTAAAGAATACCCTGAAGGTGGTCGTGCGCTATTATCTGTTCGTGAAGGTGATAAGCAACGCGTGGTTGATTTAGCTTCTAAGCTAATTAAGCTTGGCTACCAATTAGATGCAACACACGGTACAGCCGTTATTCTTGGTGAAGCTGGCATTAACCCACGTCTAGTGAACAAAGTACATGAAGGTCGTCCTCATATTCTTGACCGTATCAAGAATAATGAATATACCTACATTGTAAACACTGCATCGGGTCGTCAAGCGATTGAAGATTCAAAAGTACTTCGTCGTGGTGCGCTAGCTGAAAAAGTTAACTACACCACAACCCTAAATGCTGGATTTGCAACTTGTATGGGACATACTGCGGATGACCGTAATACCGTGTCTTCAATTCAAGAGCTTCACGCACGTATTAAATAA
- a CDS encoding magnesium transporter, with the protein MAVMNYAAFSATTHIAQKEALAARNAFLKYDLDEQAQLLAKMPVVDALAVLHECPLRHVQILLDRLDELEEDIRARQLASGLGLICSEVEPTGHYLENSVLNHVKERIGWIVGLALMGIVSGLIINHYEYTLSQLVLLAIYMPVIAAAGGNTGSQAATLVVRALAMEEIHSKDWLLVLWKEFRVAIIIALSLAAVIIGRVIFFSGDVVLPAGMTLDSIAFAIGIAIAIQVVISTSVGGILPMLARSLNLDPAVLVSPVLASMVDITGMVIYFKTVNWMLGFG; encoded by the coding sequence ATGGCGGTAATGAACTATGCAGCTTTTTCAGCAACAACCCATATTGCTCAAAAAGAGGCGTTAGCAGCACGTAATGCATTTTTAAAATATGATCTAGATGAACAAGCGCAATTATTGGCAAAAATGCCAGTTGTAGATGCTTTAGCTGTGTTGCATGAATGTCCATTGCGACATGTACAAATTTTATTAGATCGTTTAGATGAATTAGAAGAAGATATACGAGCACGTCAGCTAGCCAGTGGGCTAGGGTTGATTTGCTCAGAGGTTGAACCTACTGGGCATTATTTAGAAAATAGTGTCTTAAACCATGTTAAGGAACGCATTGGTTGGATTGTAGGGCTCGCTTTAATGGGCATTGTTTCGGGTTTAATTATCAATCACTATGAATATACGTTGAGTCAATTAGTTCTACTCGCGATTTATATGCCAGTGATTGCGGCGGCTGGAGGGAATACTGGCTCTCAGGCTGCAACACTGGTTGTGCGAGCATTGGCAATGGAAGAAATACACTCAAAAGATTGGCTATTGGTTCTTTGGAAAGAATTTAGAGTTGCGATTATTATCGCGCTGAGTCTTGCTGCAGTGATCATTGGCCGGGTGATTTTCTTTAGCGGGGATGTGGTGTTACCTGCAGGAATGACACTAGACTCGATCGCATTTGCTATTGGGATCGCCATTGCTATTCAGGTGGTTATTTCTACTAGCGTTGGTGGGATTTTACCTATGCTAGCAAGATCATTAAATCTCGATCCTGCGGTGTTAGTCAGCCCTGTATTAGCTTCCATGGTCGATATCACAGGGATGGTGATTTACTTCAAGACAGTCAATTGGATGCTAGGTTTCGGTTAG